One stretch of Paenibacillus sp. AN1007 DNA includes these proteins:
- a CDS encoding MetQ/NlpA family ABC transporter substrate-binding protein yields MKKWSIVLLSLMLIAVLAACGNNKKSDSGADNSAGAPRTVELKVGASPTPHAEILESIKPELEAQGIRLQVVTFNDYVQPNQQLADGKLDANFFQHQPYLDTENKERGFNLVAVTPVHVEPFGGYSKKIKSLDELKDGAKVAIPNDPSNGGRAMLLLAKKGLITLKDDTNIASTKQDITANPKNLDIIELDAAMMPRQLDEADLVFINANYALEANLNPSKDALLIEDLQGNPYANILVSRDDNKDADAIKKLAEALHSETVKKFIKERYQGAVEPAF; encoded by the coding sequence ATGAAAAAATGGTCTATTGTGCTTCTGAGTCTAATGCTGATTGCAGTGCTTGCTGCTTGCGGCAACAACAAGAAATCGGACAGTGGTGCGGATAACTCCGCAGGCGCTCCGCGTACCGTCGAATTGAAAGTTGGTGCTTCACCTACACCTCATGCTGAAATTCTGGAAAGCATCAAACCTGAACTTGAAGCTCAAGGTATTCGCCTGCAGGTTGTGACGTTTAATGACTACGTGCAGCCAAATCAACAGCTTGCTGATGGTAAATTGGATGCGAACTTCTTCCAGCACCAGCCTTATCTGGACACGGAGAACAAAGAGCGCGGTTTTAATCTGGTTGCTGTAACTCCGGTTCATGTTGAACCTTTTGGCGGCTACTCCAAAAAGATCAAATCTTTGGATGAACTGAAAGATGGCGCCAAAGTAGCCATTCCGAATGATCCTTCCAATGGTGGACGCGCAATGCTGCTGCTGGCGAAAAAAGGTCTAATTACACTCAAAGACGATACGAACATCGCATCAACCAAACAGGACATTACAGCAAACCCTAAAAATCTGGATATCATTGAATTGGATGCAGCCATGATGCCTCGTCAGCTGGATGAAGCCGATCTCGTCTTTATCAATGCGAACTATGCACTGGAAGCAAACCTCAATCCGTCTAAAGACGCTTTGCTGATTGAAGACCTGCAGGGAAACCCTTATGCCAACATTTTAGTATCCCGTGACGATAACAAAGATGCAGATGCGATCAAAAAACTGGCAGAAGCACTTCATTCCGAAACGGTGAAAAAATTTATTAAAGAACGTTACCAAGGAGCAGTTGAACCTGCATTTTAA
- a CDS encoding methionine ABC transporter ATP-binding protein → MIELVGLTKTYGKRGKTTTALSELNLNIQKGEIFGVIGHSGAGKSTLIRCINLLERPTEGEVWVDGINLTELSKSELQQQRRRIGMIFQHFNLLSSATVYDNVAFPLKLVNTPKEAIDRKVKEMLALVGLEQHSSKYPAQLSGGQKQRVGIARALASDPSVLLCDEATSALDPQTTNSILKLLMDINEKYNLTIVLITHEMHVIQNICDRVAVIHQGGIVEQGPVTEVFLKPQHAITRDFVSRDSEGGLALEETVLNSAGTELPTGVSSKLVKVSFLGNKTYEAILSRTVRKTGVDFAILQGTISTIKQVPYGQLTVRFEGDFPAIEQTLSELTAEGLDVEVLR, encoded by the coding sequence TTGATTGAACTGGTTGGATTAACCAAAACATATGGCAAACGCGGGAAAACAACTACAGCGTTGTCAGAACTCAATCTGAATATCCAAAAAGGTGAAATATTCGGTGTGATCGGTCACTCGGGTGCGGGGAAAAGTACGCTGATTCGCTGTATCAACTTGCTCGAGCGGCCGACCGAGGGTGAGGTTTGGGTCGATGGCATTAACCTGACCGAGCTGAGTAAAAGCGAATTACAGCAGCAAAGACGCAGGATTGGTATGATCTTTCAGCATTTCAATCTGTTGTCTTCTGCAACGGTTTACGATAATGTTGCTTTCCCGTTAAAACTGGTGAACACCCCCAAGGAAGCGATTGATCGCAAGGTGAAGGAAATGCTGGCACTGGTTGGTCTGGAGCAGCACAGCAGTAAATATCCGGCACAGCTGTCTGGCGGACAGAAGCAGCGGGTAGGTATAGCGAGAGCTCTGGCAAGTGATCCGAGTGTACTTCTCTGCGATGAGGCAACCTCGGCACTTGATCCGCAGACAACGAATTCGATACTGAAGCTGCTTATGGATATCAACGAAAAGTACAACTTGACCATAGTACTTATTACACATGAGATGCATGTCATTCAGAATATCTGCGATCGGGTGGCGGTCATTCACCAAGGCGGCATTGTGGAACAAGGACCCGTGACAGAAGTGTTCCTGAAACCGCAGCATGCGATTACCCGGGATTTCGTCTCACGTGACAGCGAAGGCGGACTGGCACTCGAAGAAACGGTCTTAAACAGTGCCGGAACCGAACTGCCAACAGGCGTATCTTCCAAACTAGTCAAAGTATCCTTTCTTGGAAATAAAACGTATGAAGCGATTTTGTCGAGAACCGTTCGCAAAACGGGTGTGGATTTTGCCATTCTGCAGGGCACCATCTCTACGATCAAGCAGGTTCCTTATGGGCAGCTGACGGTACGTTTTGAGGGTGACTTCCCTGCGATTGAGCAGACTTTGTCTGAATTAACCGCAGAAGGACTTGATGTGGAGGTGCTGCGATAA
- a CDS encoding SDR family oxidoreductase has protein sequence MKGKIALITGSAKGLGKMTALSLADQGCHIALNYVHSRLEAEALQAQITAKGVRCTAIQADISKAEEIHALVDAVQTQLGHIDILVNNAGPFVRERRVFADYSEAEVQMLVQGNLLGPMILDQLVLPEMRRKQWGRIIHFGFSHAGEARSWPHRAVYAAAKVGLVSFTKTLAVEEAPYGITVNMVCPGDIRGANKEKTIDDIAGITDKETPRGRPGSGEDIARVITYLCLDHSDFITGNIMDVSGGLDPIRPTI, from the coding sequence GTGAAGGGAAAGATTGCCCTCATAACGGGAAGTGCCAAAGGTCTTGGTAAAATGACGGCCCTCAGTCTGGCGGATCAGGGATGCCACATTGCGCTTAATTATGTGCACAGCCGTTTGGAGGCTGAAGCACTGCAGGCTCAGATTACTGCCAAAGGGGTTCGCTGTACAGCCATTCAGGCCGATATATCGAAAGCAGAAGAGATTCACGCGCTCGTTGATGCAGTACAAACGCAGCTGGGACATATTGATATTTTGGTGAATAACGCCGGTCCGTTCGTGCGGGAACGCCGGGTCTTTGCAGATTATTCCGAAGCAGAAGTGCAGATGCTGGTGCAGGGCAACCTGCTTGGACCGATGATTCTGGATCAGCTCGTCCTGCCCGAGATGCGCCGCAAGCAGTGGGGCCGTATTATTCATTTTGGGTTCAGTCATGCGGGTGAAGCAAGATCTTGGCCTCATCGTGCTGTCTATGCTGCTGCGAAGGTAGGTTTGGTTTCGTTTACGAAAACTCTTGCCGTGGAAGAAGCGCCTTATGGGATTACAGTGAACATGGTATGCCCTGGAGATATACGCGGTGCGAACAAAGAGAAAACAATCGATGACATTGCAGGCATCACGGATAAGGAAACGCCGAGAGGACGACCTGGCAGCGGAGAAGATATTGCGCGAGTGATTACGTATCTGTGCCTGGATCATTCGGATTTCATTACAGGTAACATTATGGATGTGTCTGGAGGGCTTGATCCCATTCGGCCTACAATTTAA
- a CDS encoding NAD(P)/FAD-dependent oxidoreductase, producing MKNFVILGGGYGGLTIIKELLEGKIPSDTQIVLVDRSPFQGLKTEYYALAAGTVSDYDLRIHFPVNEKVTHRFGEVTAINLEQRQIEFEGQEPLEYDKLVIGLGCTDRFHNTPGAEEYSCTIQSFSKTRETYLRLNEVKAYGHVHIVGGGLSGVEMAAELRESRPDLNISILDRGERVLSAFPQRLSAYVHEWFSEHQVEARGHIAISRVEPNAIYNRDEQIQTDAVVWTAGIQPVKVVQDLDVTKDPQGRVVLNEYYQIPEYTDVYVVGDCASVPYAPSGQAAEVQGEQIAHIQHALWKGEKPNPQPLKLRGTLGALGKKAGFGLMGKTSMMGRVPRILKSGVLWMSKRHLG from the coding sequence ATGAAAAATTTCGTCATTCTTGGAGGCGGTTATGGCGGCCTCACGATCATCAAGGAACTTCTGGAAGGTAAAATCCCGTCAGATACGCAAATTGTACTGGTGGACCGCAGCCCCTTTCAAGGATTAAAGACCGAATATTACGCACTCGCAGCAGGAACAGTATCGGATTACGACCTGCGTATCCATTTTCCGGTAAATGAGAAAGTAACACACCGTTTCGGTGAGGTTACAGCCATTAATCTGGAGCAGCGTCAGATTGAATTCGAAGGTCAGGAACCTCTGGAATATGACAAACTCGTGATTGGCCTGGGATGTACAGATCGTTTTCACAATACACCCGGTGCCGAGGAATACAGCTGCACGATTCAAAGCTTCAGCAAAACACGTGAGACGTATCTGCGTCTTAATGAAGTTAAGGCTTATGGACATGTTCACATTGTGGGCGGTGGCTTGAGTGGTGTTGAGATGGCTGCCGAATTGCGCGAAAGCAGACCCGATCTGAATATTAGTATCCTGGATCGCGGTGAGCGCGTATTATCTGCATTCCCTCAACGTCTCTCTGCTTATGTTCACGAATGGTTCAGCGAGCATCAGGTTGAGGCCCGGGGACATATCGCCATTTCACGGGTGGAGCCAAACGCGATCTACAACCGCGATGAACAGATTCAGACCGATGCTGTTGTATGGACGGCAGGCATCCAACCTGTCAAAGTCGTTCAAGACCTTGATGTAACCAAGGACCCTCAGGGCCGTGTCGTATTAAACGAATATTATCAAATTCCGGAGTATACCGATGTTTATGTCGTCGGTGACTGTGCCAGCGTGCCTTATGCACCAAGCGGTCAGGCTGCAGAGGTTCAGGGTGAACAGATCGCTCATATTCAGCATGCTCTCTGGAAAGGCGAAAAGCCCAATCCGCAGCCTCTGAAGCTTCGCGGCACACTCGGCGCGCTAGGCAAAAAGGCTGGATTTGGGCTGATGGGCAAAACGTCCATGATGGGACGTGTGCCTCGTATTTTGAAAAGCGGTGTGCTCTGGATGTCCAAACGCCATCTCGGTTAG
- a CDS encoding NifU family protein, which translates to MSENAQSTMYDEVSDVLDKLRPFLQRDGGDVELVDVEDGIIKLKLVGACGSCPSSTITLKAGIERALLEEVEGVQEVVQVF; encoded by the coding sequence ATGAGCGAAAACGCACAAAGCACCATGTATGATGAGGTATCTGATGTGCTTGATAAACTTCGTCCGTTCCTGCAGCGCGATGGCGGTGACGTGGAACTGGTCGACGTGGAGGATGGCATCATTAAGCTGAAACTGGTCGGTGCCTGCGGCAGCTGCCCAAGCTCCACCATTACCTTAAAAGCCGGGATTGAACGTGCCCTCCTCGAAGAAGTTGAGGGTGTACAAGAAGTTGTACAAGTATTCTAA
- a CDS encoding heme A synthase, with protein MKHLTLFKWLTVLTCLVMFLATFGGGIVTKTESGLGCGTQWPLCNGKLVPAHTVASLIEYSHRAVSALAGLLSIASFVAFLRFGKQRRDLQLFSFLTLLFVIIQGIMGAFAVVFSQSSAVMALHFGFALIAFASSLMMALGIRQEARYGGLERLNQYPRVSRGFRNLVWFSTIYTYLVVYTGAFVSHTDSAGGCSGFPLCNRQIVPELSGGVAVAFAHRLAAVSLVIVIAILGHFAYRKHPDNRELRTLGVLSVVLILLQVVIGMFMMWTISRPEVYMFVALAHMLDIAILFGILTYMSFLVYKLHRPVNRF; from the coding sequence TTGAAACACTTAACATTGTTTAAATGGTTAACCGTATTAACCTGTCTTGTGATGTTCCTGGCTACCTTTGGCGGCGGGATCGTAACCAAAACAGAATCGGGCCTTGGCTGTGGTACACAATGGCCTTTATGTAACGGAAAACTCGTGCCAGCTCATACTGTTGCCTCTCTGATCGAATATTCCCACCGTGCAGTCAGTGCACTGGCAGGACTGTTGTCCATCGCTTCGTTTGTGGCCTTCTTACGATTTGGCAAGCAGCGCCGGGATCTGCAGCTGTTCTCTTTCCTAACGCTTTTGTTTGTCATCATTCAGGGAATTATGGGGGCTTTTGCGGTTGTATTCTCGCAATCGTCGGCGGTCATGGCCCTTCACTTTGGATTCGCGCTAATTGCCTTCGCAAGTTCGTTAATGATGGCTCTCGGGATTCGGCAGGAAGCGAGATATGGAGGTCTGGAACGTCTGAACCAATATCCTCGCGTCAGCAGGGGATTCCGCAATTTGGTCTGGTTTTCAACTATTTATACGTACCTGGTGGTATATACCGGAGCATTCGTGAGCCATACGGACTCAGCCGGAGGTTGTTCCGGATTCCCCCTTTGTAACAGACAGATCGTTCCAGAGCTCTCCGGCGGGGTAGCTGTTGCGTTTGCCCATCGTCTGGCAGCTGTATCACTTGTTATTGTTATTGCTATTCTGGGGCATTTTGCTTATCGTAAACACCCTGATAACCGTGAACTGCGGACACTTGGTGTACTATCTGTAGTCTTGATTCTGTTACAAGTGGTCATCGGTATGTTCATGATGTGGACGATCAGCCGCCCAGAGGTTTACATGTTTGTGGCGCTGGCACATATGCTGGACATTGCCATACTCTTCGGGATTTTGACCTATATGAGTTTCCTTGTGTACAAGCTCCATCGACCGGTTAACCGGTTCTAA
- a CDS encoding thioredoxin family protein, with protein sequence MEQITSKPEFDVAIQSPRLTVAVFKADWCGDCKYIDPFMPEVETKYSRNLTLIEVDVDQVGTVSQEQNILGIPSFVAYTDGRELVRYVNKLRKSREEIEQFLDRAVEVYNTIHK encoded by the coding sequence ATGGAACAGATTACATCCAAACCGGAATTTGATGTAGCGATTCAATCGCCGCGTTTGACAGTGGCCGTATTCAAGGCAGACTGGTGTGGGGACTGCAAATACATCGATCCGTTTATGCCTGAGGTGGAAACGAAGTATTCACGTAATCTTACACTCATTGAAGTGGACGTTGACCAGGTAGGTACAGTGAGTCAGGAACAAAATATTTTGGGCATCCCAAGCTTCGTAGCTTACACGGACGGACGGGAATTAGTGCGTTATGTGAACAAACTGCGCAAGTCGAGAGAAGAGATCGAACAGTTTCTGGACCGTGCAGTAGAGGTATACAATACGATTCACAAGTAA
- the mqnE gene encoding aminofutalosine synthase MqnE: protein MSTLVTPFTDKRMAEIVEKVQNGVRLSVEDGVYLYQTDDLLTLGQLANEANLRKNGKKVYFIENMSLYFTNVCEARCAFCNFRKDQGEEGSYTLSGPEMIDYVEQHIHPGVREFHIVGGHNNHVPFQYYVDSLRALNEKYPDVTLKAYTAAEIDFFTRISGLSIREVLQELQKAGLKTLTGGGAEILSDEYRKKMRVDKANVDRYLEVHRTAHELGMRTHTTMLYGSIESYEDRVNHMVQIRELQDETNGFMVFIPLSMQPKSKNASIMRRNSAYEDLKTIAISRLMLDNIDHIKAYFINIGPQLAQVALGFGASDAHGTIVRERISHAAGALTPEGLTRKELIWLIKGAGRIPVERDTFYNEIQVYE from the coding sequence ATGTCTACATTGGTAACACCGTTCACCGACAAAAGAATGGCTGAAATCGTTGAGAAAGTGCAGAACGGCGTAAGGCTGAGCGTAGAAGACGGCGTGTATCTGTATCAAACAGATGATCTGCTGACTTTGGGCCAGCTGGCCAATGAGGCCAATCTGCGGAAGAACGGCAAGAAAGTTTATTTCATCGAGAACATGAGCCTTTATTTCACCAACGTATGCGAAGCTCGCTGCGCATTTTGTAATTTCCGCAAAGACCAGGGCGAAGAAGGCTCTTATACGTTATCCGGTCCGGAAATGATCGACTATGTGGAGCAGCATATTCATCCAGGCGTGCGTGAGTTCCATATCGTAGGTGGACACAACAACCATGTTCCTTTTCAATATTATGTCGATTCCCTGCGTGCTTTAAACGAGAAATATCCGGATGTTACGCTGAAAGCTTACACTGCGGCAGAGATTGATTTCTTCACCCGGATTAGCGGACTTAGTATCAGAGAAGTTCTGCAGGAGCTGCAGAAAGCAGGTCTGAAAACATTGACTGGTGGCGGCGCTGAGATTCTCTCGGATGAATATCGCAAAAAAATGCGTGTAGACAAAGCCAACGTGGATCGTTATCTTGAGGTGCACCGCACAGCTCATGAACTCGGCATGCGTACACATACGACGATGTTGTATGGATCGATCGAATCCTATGAGGACCGCGTCAATCATATGGTGCAGATTCGTGAACTGCAAGACGAGACCAACGGATTCATGGTCTTTATTCCGCTTTCCATGCAGCCAAAAAGTAAAAACGCAAGCATTATGCGTCGCAACTCGGCTTATGAGGATCTCAAAACAATAGCGATCAGCCGACTGATGCTGGATAACATCGATCATATCAAAGCATACTTCATTAACATCGGTCCACAGCTGGCTCAAGTTGCCCTTGGATTCGGTGCTTCAGATGCACATGGCACGATTGTTCGCGAACGGATTAGTCATGCCGCAGGTGCTCTCACACCTGAAGGCCTTACTCGTAAAGAGCTCATATGGCTTATTAAAGGTGCAGGACGTATTCCAGTAGAACGTGATACATTCTACAATGAAATTCAAGTTTACGAATAG
- a CDS encoding Cthe_2314 family HEPN domain-containing protein — protein MLRTLLGEKPRVNQGLLKEAMDTMAFTLESFERQMHVDHDPNHDYRKLYVWTQGLISSLDELEQSCFAAAHFRQKVVAGSTEDMSAAEKAEYARYVYFYKDAFIRCFAILDKLGTVLNEIFQLNTSKTKVHFSYYTVLRQFDYHREHHALALQLIQIKDKYREPMSRLRKRRNMEIHYMNSEMQDDLWQLHQTMQGKVKLEDLDQHLLEMQQGVDMVCETLHTAYRYINKIWRKQGARR, from the coding sequence ATGCTGCGAACTTTACTTGGTGAAAAGCCCCGGGTTAATCAGGGATTATTGAAGGAAGCTATGGATACTATGGCATTTACGCTGGAATCTTTTGAGCGGCAGATGCATGTGGATCATGACCCGAATCATGACTATCGGAAATTGTATGTATGGACTCAAGGACTGATCTCCTCGTTGGATGAACTGGAGCAGAGCTGTTTTGCTGCAGCCCATTTTCGTCAAAAAGTGGTGGCCGGTTCCACGGAAGATATGAGTGCAGCGGAAAAAGCGGAGTATGCTCGTTATGTTTATTTTTACAAAGACGCGTTCATAAGATGTTTCGCGATTTTGGACAAATTGGGCACCGTATTAAATGAAATTTTTCAATTGAATACGTCCAAAACGAAGGTGCATTTCTCGTATTATACCGTTCTGAGGCAGTTTGATTATCACCGGGAGCATCATGCATTGGCACTGCAGCTCATTCAGATTAAGGATAAATACCGTGAACCGATGAGCCGTCTGCGTAAGCGGCGTAATATGGAGATACATTATATGAATTCTGAGATGCAGGATGATTTGTGGCAGCTGCATCAAACGATGCAGGGGAAGGTGAAGCTGGAGGATCTGGATCAGCATCTGCTTGAGATGCAGCAGGGTGTGGATATGGTCTGTGAAACGCTGCATACAGCGTATCGATACATCAATAAAATTTGGCGTAAGCAGGGTGCGAGACGTTAA
- a CDS encoding iron-sulfur cluster assembly accessory protein, translating to MISISETAADRLKEMLAQQETPGMFLRLGVAPGGCTGFSYAMGFDDKESDEDIYMDIQDMKVVVEKENVKYLNGLEIDFEESGMSGGFTIHNPNAVATCGCGSSFRTREEAGVPDKDC from the coding sequence ATGATTAGTATCAGCGAAACGGCTGCAGACCGATTGAAAGAGATGCTTGCACAGCAAGAGACACCTGGAATGTTCCTGCGTCTAGGCGTAGCACCGGGCGGTTGTACCGGATTTTCGTACGCCATGGGCTTTGACGATAAAGAGTCCGATGAGGATATATATATGGACATTCAAGACATGAAAGTGGTTGTAGAGAAAGAAAATGTGAAATATTTGAATGGACTCGAGATTGATTTTGAAGAATCCGGCATGTCCGGCGGCTTCACCATCCATAACCCGAATGCGGTTGCGACATGCGGCTGCGGTTCATCCTTCCGTACACGTGAAGAAGCGGGTGTACCGGATAAAGATTGTTAA
- a CDS encoding methionine ABC transporter permease, whose product MDFSKVRWEEVGTASIETLQILAAAGLFTVILGLPLGVILFMTSRSASAKSRITYIILSVIVNILRSVPFIILIVAIIPFTRSLVGTATGVLGVIPPLVISAAPYFGRLVENTLREVDRGVIEAAQAMGASTGQIVRRVLLPEALPGLLAGVTITIVTLVSYTAMAGMVGGGGLGTLAINYGYYRYQYEIMIISVVFMIILVQLLQMVGDRLVIYFTRK is encoded by the coding sequence ATGGATTTTTCCAAAGTACGCTGGGAAGAGGTTGGCACGGCCTCCATTGAAACCCTGCAGATTTTGGCGGCAGCAGGTTTATTTACCGTTATTCTAGGTCTCCCGCTGGGGGTAATCCTGTTTATGACGAGCCGCTCGGCATCAGCAAAATCAAGAATAACCTACATCATATTGTCCGTCATTGTAAATATTTTGCGCTCTGTACCTTTCATCATATTAATTGTTGCAATTATCCCTTTCACCCGTTCATTAGTGGGTACTGCAACCGGAGTGTTAGGTGTAATTCCACCTCTAGTTATCTCGGCCGCTCCGTATTTTGGCCGTCTAGTAGAAAATACACTTCGTGAAGTGGATCGCGGTGTCATTGAAGCGGCACAGGCAATGGGGGCATCCACAGGACAGATTGTCAGACGGGTACTTCTGCCCGAGGCTTTACCTGGCTTGCTAGCTGGAGTTACGATCACGATCGTTACATTGGTATCCTACACAGCTATGGCGGGTATGGTTGGCGGTGGAGGATTGGGAACACTGGCGATCAATTATGGGTACTACCGTTACCAGTATGAAATTATGATCATTTCCGTAGTGTTCATGATTATTCTGGTCCAGCTTTTGCAGATGGTTGGCGATCGTCTGGTTATCTATTTCACCAGGAAATAA
- a CDS encoding YuzB family protein — MRPIIEFCANNMHFGTDEVMDQLDENPDYDVIEYGCLTNCGQCYLTPFALVNGEVVATDKVEDLYNAILAKIAEADAWDALDLD; from the coding sequence ATGAGACCAATTATTGAATTTTGTGCTAACAATATGCATTTTGGCACCGATGAAGTCATGGATCAGCTGGATGAAAATCCGGACTATGATGTGATTGAATACGGCTGTCTGACCAATTGCGGTCAATGTTATCTGACACCTTTTGCCTTGGTTAATGGTGAAGTGGTCGCCACGGACAAAGTAGAGGATTTATATAACGCCATTCTCGCCAAAATAGCTGAAGCGGATGCCTGGGACGCGCTGGATCTCGACTAA